One stretch of Rhizobium rhizoryzae DNA includes these proteins:
- a CDS encoding ABC transporter ATP-binding protein, producing MTVLSIENVSKRYGKVQALDQVSVEATSGMRTAVVGPSGSGKTTLLRMIAGFETPDSGRVSVGGELLADAATSVPAHLRSIGIVAQDGALFPHLTVADNIGFGISRADRQRNERILSLLDMVELDQGMLSRRPHQLSGGQQQRVALARALACRPRLMLLDEPFSALDTGLRENMRKTVSRLLQSAGVTTILVTHDQEEALSFADRVVVMREGRVVQAGTPQELYFHPKDRATALFMGDAVLLPAIAKGSIANCALGNVSIDGHHKGKVEIMLRPEQIRIASDSGSDDTTGQVVDVEFSGATSTIAVALNGAALPPIRIKTSSVALPSPGSYVRLDVAEKAHVLEA from the coding sequence ATGACCGTGCTTTCCATCGAAAACGTCTCCAAGCGATATGGTAAGGTCCAGGCGCTGGATCAGGTGAGTGTCGAAGCCACGTCCGGCATGCGCACCGCCGTCGTTGGTCCCTCCGGCTCCGGCAAGACGACGCTTCTGCGGATGATTGCGGGTTTCGAGACGCCGGATAGCGGGCGCGTTTCAGTTGGTGGCGAGCTGCTGGCTGATGCCGCGACAAGCGTGCCGGCACATCTTCGCTCGATTGGCATTGTCGCGCAGGATGGCGCGCTGTTTCCCCATTTGACGGTTGCGGACAATATCGGCTTCGGCATTTCCCGCGCGGACCGGCAGCGCAACGAGCGAATTCTTTCGCTGCTGGATATGGTGGAACTGGATCAGGGCATGCTGTCGCGCCGTCCGCACCAGCTGTCCGGCGGTCAGCAGCAGCGTGTGGCGCTTGCCCGTGCGCTGGCTTGTCGTCCGCGCCTGATGCTGCTCGACGAGCCTTTTTCCGCACTCGATACCGGCCTGCGGGAGAACATGCGCAAAACGGTGTCACGTCTGCTGCAATCGGCGGGTGTCACCACCATTCTGGTTACGCATGACCAGGAAGAGGCGCTTTCCTTCGCCGATCGCGTAGTGGTGATGCGGGAGGGCAGGGTGGTGCAGGCGGGTACGCCGCAGGAGCTTTATTTTCATCCGAAGGATCGTGCCACGGCTCTTTTCATGGGCGATGCCGTGCTGCTTCCGGCCATTGCCAAGGGCAGCATCGCCAATTGCGCCCTGGGCAATGTGTCCATTGACGGTCACCACAAGGGCAAGGTGGAAATCATGCTTCGGCCCGAGCAGATCCGTATCGCCAGTGACAGCGGCTCCGACGACACCACGGGGCAGGTTGTCGATGTGGAATTTTCAGGCGCCACCTCCACCATCGCGGTTGCGTTGAATGGGGCGGCGCTGCCGCCTATTCGCATCAAGACCTCCAGCGTAGCGCTTCCGTCACCCGGTTCCTATGTGCGTCTCGATGTGGCGGAAAAGGCCCACGTACTGGAGGCATGA
- a CDS encoding ABC transporter ATP-binding protein, protein MIFSSIARRFETWLDPFAHKVNLRPPSGTIAFIWFYIRQAKSPFVAMLVLGGMTAAIEAALFWFVGRLVDILAGTDRAAGWAGLLAAHGWELAGMLVLIAVVRFLVAMANALVDQQIITPGFYNLVRWQSYQHVARQSLSFFQNDFAGRIVTKVWSGGQATGDLVTSLMESVWFVGIYSVSMLTLVGGLDWRLAVIVLVWVGIFSMLARYFVPRIRFHSRETAEAASMLSGRMVDAYSNIQTLRLFGRDEANDRYMREGFEVFQNTTLMFTRFITGVRASMALLSGVMITSMAALCIHLWLDGRISSGAVAFTLALVLRLNFLLGRLMTQFNGIMRNYGTVQNAADLISQPIDLADPPNAPALVVREPEIRFEDVSFHYGRGKGVLEHLNLTIRPGEKVGIVGRSGAGKSTLVNLLLRFYDLEGGRILIDGQDISKVRQESLRAQIGMVTQDTSLLHRSVRDNILFGRPDADEALLVQAAKRAEAYDFIEKLQDQRGRTGFDAHVGERGVKLSGGQRQRIAIARVMLKDAPILVLDEATSALDSEVEAAIQAHLDALMQGKTVLAIAHRLSTIAALDRLIVMDKGRIAEQGTHTELIASGGLYSELWARQSGGFIAVEPGTD, encoded by the coding sequence ATGATATTTTCATCCATCGCGCGCCGTTTCGAAACCTGGCTGGATCCTTTCGCACACAAGGTCAATCTGCGCCCGCCATCCGGCACCATCGCTTTCATCTGGTTCTACATACGCCAAGCCAAATCGCCCTTTGTCGCCATGCTCGTACTGGGCGGAATGACGGCTGCCATCGAGGCGGCGCTCTTCTGGTTTGTCGGCCGGCTGGTCGATATTCTGGCGGGAACGGACCGAGCCGCCGGATGGGCCGGTCTTCTGGCCGCGCATGGCTGGGAACTGGCAGGCATGCTGGTGCTGATTGCCGTTGTCCGGTTTCTTGTCGCCATGGCCAATGCACTGGTGGACCAGCAGATCATCACGCCGGGATTTTACAATCTCGTGCGCTGGCAGAGTTACCAGCACGTAGCGCGCCAGTCGCTCTCGTTTTTCCAGAATGATTTTGCGGGCCGCATCGTCACCAAGGTCTGGTCCGGCGGGCAGGCGACCGGCGATCTCGTGACCTCCCTCATGGAAAGTGTCTGGTTTGTCGGCATTTATTCGGTCTCGATGCTGACGCTCGTCGGCGGTCTGGATTGGCGCCTTGCGGTGATCGTGCTGGTCTGGGTCGGCATTTTCTCGATGCTTGCCCGCTATTTCGTGCCGCGAATCCGTTTCCATTCGCGCGAGACGGCGGAGGCCGCATCCATGCTGAGCGGACGCATGGTCGATGCCTACAGCAATATCCAGACGCTGCGCCTGTTCGGGCGCGACGAAGCCAATGATCGCTACATGCGCGAGGGCTTCGAGGTCTTCCAGAACACGACGCTGATGTTCACGCGGTTCATTACCGGCGTGCGCGCGTCCATGGCTTTGCTGTCCGGCGTCATGATCACCAGCATGGCCGCGCTGTGCATCCACCTCTGGCTGGATGGTCGGATCAGTTCCGGCGCCGTGGCCTTTACGCTGGCGCTCGTGCTTCGCCTGAATTTTCTGCTGGGACGGCTGATGACGCAGTTCAACGGCATCATGCGAAACTACGGTACCGTGCAGAATGCGGCCGACCTGATTTCTCAGCCGATCGATCTCGCAGACCCGCCAAACGCTCCGGCGCTCGTGGTGCGCGAGCCGGAAATCCGTTTCGAGGATGTGAGCTTTCACTATGGTCGCGGGAAAGGCGTGCTAGAGCATCTCAATCTGACGATACGCCCCGGCGAAAAGGTGGGCATCGTCGGGCGTTCGGGTGCGGGAAAGTCCACGCTGGTCAATCTGCTTTTGCGCTTTTACGACCTCGAAGGCGGACGCATTCTGATCGACGGGCAGGATATCTCGAAGGTCCGCCAGGAGAGCCTGCGCGCCCAGATCGGCATGGTCACGCAGGATACGTCGCTGCTGCATCGCTCCGTCCGCGACAACATTCTGTTCGGGCGTCCGGACGCGGATGAGGCTTTGCTGGTGCAGGCGGCAAAGCGTGCCGAAGCCTATGATTTCATCGAGAAGCTTCAGGACCAGCGCGGCCGTACTGGCTTTGATGCGCATGTGGGAGAGCGCGGCGTGAAGCTGTCCGGCGGTCAGCGCCAGCGTATTGCGATTGCGCGCGTCATGCTGAAAGATGCCCCAATCCTCGTTCTGGACGAGGCGACGTCCGCGCTCGATTCGGAAGTGGAAGCGGCCATTCAGGCGCATCTCGATGCGCTGATGCAGGGCAAGACAGTGCTTGCCATCGCCCATCGCCTCTCCACCATCGCTGCTCTCGACCGGCTGATCGTGATGGATAAGGGCCGCATCGCGGAGCAGGGCACGCATACGGAACTGATCGCGAGCGGCGGTCTCTATTCGGAACTATGGGCGCGGCAATCGGGCGGGTTCATTGCGGTTGAGCCGGGCACGGACTGA
- the petA gene encoding ubiquinol-cytochrome c reductase iron-sulfur subunit, whose protein sequence is MSEHDTNSGTVGEPTRRDFLYLTTGMAGAVGAVAVAWPFIDQMRPDASTLALASIEVNVASVQPGMSLTVKWRGKPIFIRNRTPKEVEEAKAVALADLKDPVARNANLAADAKATDLDRSAGKDKENWIVMVGSCTHLGCVPLGQSGDFGGWFCPCHGSHYDTAGRIRKGPAPQNLAIPTFTFASDTVIRIG, encoded by the coding sequence GTGAGCGAGCACGACACGAATAGCGGCACCGTGGGCGAGCCCACACGCCGTGATTTCCTTTATTTGACAACAGGTATGGCAGGTGCGGTTGGTGCCGTTGCGGTTGCATGGCCCTTTATCGATCAGATGCGGCCTGATGCTTCGACGCTTGCGCTCGCCTCCATCGAGGTGAACGTGGCCAGCGTCCAGCCGGGCATGTCGCTGACGGTGAAGTGGCGCGGCAAGCCCATCTTCATCCGTAACCGCACGCCGAAGGAAGTTGAAGAAGCCAAGGCTGTGGCTCTGGCGGACCTCAAGGACCCGGTTGCACGCAACGCCAACCTCGCGGCCGATGCCAAGGCAACAGATCTGGACCGTTCCGCGGGCAAGGATAAGGAAAACTGGATCGTCATGGTCGGCTCCTGCACCCATCTGGGTTGCGTTCCGCTCGGCCAGTCCGGTGATTTCGGCGGCTGGTTCTGTCCTTGCCACGGCTCGCACTATGATACGGCGGGTCGTATTCGCAAGGGTCCAGCCCCGCAGAACCTTGCAATTCCGACATTTACATTTGCTTCCGATACTGTGATCCGGATCGGCTGA
- a CDS encoding cytochrome b encodes MSGGHSNYQPSTAVEKWIDARLPLPRLMYDSFVAYPVPRNLNYAYTFGGMLAVMLVVQILTGVVLAMHYAAEVTVAFNSVEKIMRDVNHGWLLRYMHANGASFFFIAVYLHIARGLYYGSYKAPREILWILGVVIFLLMMATAFMGYVLPWGQMSFWGATVITGFFTAFPLVGEWIQQFLLGGFAVDQPTLNRFFALHYLLPFMIAGVVILHVWALHVTGQTNPTGVEVKTKTDTVPFTPYATLKDALGLSVFLMVYAWFVFYMPNYLGHPDNYIMADALKTPAHIVPEWYFLPFYAMLRAITFNVGPIDSKLGGVLVMFGAIIVLFFLPWLDTSKVRSAVYRPWYKLFFWIFVANSIMLGWLGAMPAEGLYVVFSQIGTAYYFGFFLLIMPLLGLLETPRRIPNSITEAVLEKQGKPAAAQA; translated from the coding sequence ATGAGTGGTGGGCATTCCAACTATCAACCATCGACGGCTGTCGAAAAATGGATCGACGCGCGGCTTCCCCTGCCGCGCCTGATGTATGACAGCTTCGTCGCTTATCCTGTTCCGCGCAACCTGAACTACGCCTACACCTTCGGCGGCATGCTGGCCGTGATGCTGGTGGTGCAGATCCTGACCGGTGTGGTTCTGGCCATGCATTATGCGGCGGAAGTCACCGTCGCCTTCAATTCCGTCGAAAAGATCATGCGCGACGTGAACCACGGCTGGCTGCTGCGCTACATGCATGCCAACGGCGCGTCGTTCTTCTTCATCGCGGTTTATCTGCACATTGCCCGCGGCTTGTACTACGGCTCCTACAAGGCGCCCCGCGAAATCCTCTGGATCCTCGGCGTGGTTATCTTCCTGCTGATGATGGCAACCGCCTTCATGGGCTATGTTCTGCCATGGGGCCAGATGTCATTCTGGGGTGCAACGGTCATCACCGGTTTCTTCACGGCCTTCCCGCTGGTGGGTGAGTGGATCCAGCAGTTCCTGCTCGGCGGCTTTGCCGTTGACCAGCCGACGCTGAACCGCTTCTTCGCCCTGCATTACCTGCTGCCGTTCATGATTGCAGGCGTTGTCATCCTGCACGTCTGGGCGCTGCATGTGACGGGCCAGACCAACCCGACGGGCGTTGAAGTCAAGACCAAGACCGATACGGTGCCCTTCACGCCCTATGCGACGTTGAAGGATGCGCTCGGCCTGTCCGTGTTCCTGATGGTCTATGCCTGGTTCGTCTTCTACATGCCGAACTATCTGGGTCACCCGGATAACTACATCATGGCGGACGCGCTGAAGACCCCGGCACACATCGTTCCGGAATGGTACTTCCTGCCGTTCTACGCCATGCTGCGTGCGATCACTTTCAACGTCGGCCCGATCGATTCCAAGCTCGGTGGCGTTCTGGTGATGTTCGGCGCGATCATCGTGCTGTTCTTCCTGCCGTGGCTCGATACGTCGAAGGTTCGTTCCGCAGTGTATCGTCCCTGGTACAAGCTGTTCTTCTGGATCTTCGTTGCCAACTCCATCATGCTGGGCTGGCTCGGCGCCATGCCGGCGGAAGGCCTCTACGTTGTCTTCTCCCAGATCGGGACAGCCTATTACTTCGGCTTCTTCCTTCTCATCATGCCTCTTCTCGGCCTTCTGGAAACGCCGCGCAGAATACCAAACTCGATTACCGAAGCGGTTCTCGAGAAGCAGGGAAAACCTGCGGCGGCTCAGGCCTGA